One window of Microtus pennsylvanicus isolate mMicPen1 chromosome X, mMicPen1.hap1, whole genome shotgun sequence genomic DNA carries:
- the Hcfc1 gene encoding host cell factor 1 isoform X6 codes for MASAVSPANLPAVLLQPRWKRVVGWSGPVPRPRHGHRAVAIKELIVVFGGGNEGIVDELHVYNTATNQWFIPAVRGDIPPGCAAYGFVCDGTRLLVFGGMVEYGKYSNDLYELQASRWEWKRLKAKTPKNGPPPCPRLGHSFSLVGNKCYLFGGLANDSEDPKNNIPRYLNDLYILELRPGSGVVAWDIPITYGVLPPPRESHTAVVYTEKDNKKSKLVIYGGMSGCRLGDLWTLDIETLTWNKPSLSGVAPLPRSLHSATTIGNKMYVFGGWVPLVMDDVKVATHEKEWKCTNTLACLNLDTMAWETILMDTLEDNIPRARAGHCAVAINTRLYIWSGRDGYRKAWNNQVCCKDLWYLETEKPPPPARVQLVRANTNSLEVSWGAVATADSYLLQLQKYDIPATAATATSPTPNPVPSVPANPPKSPAPAAAAPAVQPLTQVGITLVPQAATAPPSTTTIQVLPTVPGSSISVPTAARTQGVPTVLKVTGPQATTGTPLVTMRPASQTGKAPVTVTSLPASVRMVVPTQSAQGTVSNPATRMLKTAAAQVGTSVSSAANTSTRPIITVHKSGTVTVAQQAQVVTTVVGGVTKTITLVKSPISVPGGSALISNLGKVMSVVQTKPVQTSAVTGQASTGPVTQIIQTKGPLPAGTILKLVTSADGKPTTIITTTQASGAGTKPTILGISSVSPSTTKPGTTTIIKTIPMSAIITQAGATGVTSSPGIKSPITIITTKVMTSGTGAPAKIITAVPKIAAGHGQQGVTQVVLKGAPGQPGTILRTVPMGGVRLVTPVTVSAVKPAVTTLVVKGTTGVTTLGTVTGTVSTSLAGAGAHSTSASLATPITTLGTIATLSSQVINPTAITVSAAQTTLTAAGGLTTPTITMQPVSQPTQVTLITAPSGVEAQPVHDLPVSILASPTTEQPTATVTIADSGQGDVQPGTVTLVCSNPPCETHETGTTNTATTTVVANLGGHPQPTQVQFVCDRQEAAASLVTSAVGQQNGNVVRVCSNPPCETHETGTTNTATTATSNMAGQHGCSNPPCETHETGTTSTATTAMSSMGTGQQRDTRRASSTPTVVRITVAPGALERAQGTVKPQCQTQQTSMTSTTMTVQATGAPCPAGPLLRPSVALEAGSHSPAFVQLTLPNVRIGLSGPSSKDMPTGHQLETYQTYTTNTPTTALSIMGTGELGTAQVAPTSIYESLQASSPSSTMTMTALEALLCPSATVTQVCSNPPCETHETGTTNTATTSNAGSAQRVCSNPPCETHETGTTHTATTATSNGGAGQPEGGQQPTSGHPCETHQTTSTGTTMSVSVGALLPDATSSRGTLESGLEVVAVPTVTSPAGATLLASFPTQRVCSNPPCETHETGTTHTATTVTSNMSSNQDPPPAASDQGEVVNTQGDSANITSASGITTTVSSTLPRAVTTVTQSTPVPGPSVPNISSLTETTPGALTSEVPIPATITVTIANTETSDMPFSAVDILQPPEELQVSPGPRQQLPPRQLLQSASTPLMGESAEVLSASQTPELQAAVDLSSTGDPSSGQEPTSSAVVATVVVQPPPPTQSEVDQLSLPQELMAEAQAGTTTLMVTGLTPEELAVTAAAEAAAQAAATEEAQALAIQAVLQAAQQAVMGTGEPMDTSEAAAAVTQAELGHLSAEAQEGQATTIPIVLTQQELAALVQQQQQLQEAQAQQQQHLPTEALAPADSLNDPSIESNCLNELASAVPSTVALLPSTATDSLAPSNTFVAPQPVVVASPAKMQAAATLTEVANGIESLGVKPDLPPPPSKAPVKKENQWFDVGVIKGTSVMVTHYFLPPDDAVQSDDDSGTVPDYNQLKKQELQPGTAYKFRVAGINACGRGPFSEISAFKTCLPGFPGAPCAIKISKSPDGAHLTWEPPSVTSGKIIEYSVYLAIQSSQAGGEPKSSTPAQLAFMRVYCGPSPSCLVQSSSLSNAHIDYTTKPAIIFRIAARNEKGYGPATQVRWLQETSKDSSGTKPASKRPMSSPEMKSAPKKSKADGQ; via the exons ATGGCTTCGGCTGTGTCCCCTGCCAACTTGCCGGCGGTGCTTCTGCAGCCCCGCTGGAAGCGAGTGGTGGGTTGGTCGGGTCCAGTGCCCCGACCCCGCCACGGCCACCGTGCCGTGGCTATCAAGGAGCTCATAGTGGTGTTTGGCGGCGGCAATGAAGGGATAGTGGACGAACTGCACGTGTACAACACTG cAACCAACCAGTGGTTCATCCCAGCTGTGAGAGGGGATATCCCTCCAGGATGTGCAGCCTATGGCTTTGTGTGTGATGGTACTCGCCTACTGGTGTTTGGTGGAATGGTGGAGTATGGAAAATACAGCAATGACCTCTATGAACTCCAG GCTAGTCGCTGGGAGTGGAAGAGACTGAAAGCAAAGACGCCCAAAAATGGGCCTCCTCCATGTCCTCGGCTTGGACACAGCTTCTCCCTTGTGGGCAACAAATGCTATCTATTTGGGGGTCTAGCCAATGATAGTGAGGACCCCAAGAACAACATTCCGAG GTACCTGAATGACTTATATATACTAGAACTACGACCAGGCTCTGGAGTGGTAGCTTGGGACATCCCCATCACTTACGGAGTCCTGCCTCCACCTCGGGAGTCACATACTGCCGTGGTCTACACTGAAAAAGATAACAAGAAATCAAAGCTGGTGATCTATGGAGGGATGAGTGGCTGCAGGCTAGGGGACCTTTGGACTCTGGATATCG AGACACTGACATGGAATAAACCCAGCCTTAGTGGGGTGGCACCCCTTCCTCGAAGCCTTCACTCTGCAACCACCATAGGAAACAA AATGTATGTATTTGGTGGCTGGGTGCCTCTTGTCATGGACGATGTCAAAGTGGCCACACACGAGAAGGAGTGGAAGTGTACCAACACGCTGGCTTGTCTCAACCTGG ATACCATGGCCTGGGAAACTATCCTGATGGATACACTGGAAGACAACATTCCTCGAGCTCGAGCTGGTCACTGTGCTGTTGCCATCAATACTCGCTTATACATTTGGAGTGGCCGTGATGGCTACCGCAAGGCCTGGAACAACCAGGTCTGTTGCAAGGACCTGTGGTATTTGGAGACAG AAAAGCCACCACCCCCAGCCCGAGTACAACTAGTACGAGCCAACACCAACTCACTGGAGGTTAGCTGGGGTGCAGTAGCAACAGCCGACAGTTACCTTCTGCAGCTCCAGAAATACGACATTCCTGCCACGGCTGCTACGGCCACCTCCCCCACTCCCAATCCAGTTCCATCTGTGCCTGCCAACCCTCCCAAGAGCCCTGCACCAGCTGCAGCTGCACCTGCTGTACAGCCACTGACCCAAGTCGGCATCACACTTGTGCCCCAGGCTGCCACTGCACCCCCAAGCACTACCACCATCCAGGTCTTGCCAACAGTACCAGGCAGCTCCATTTCTGTGCCCACTGCAGCCAGGACTCAAG GTGTCCCTACTGTTCTCAAAGTGACTGGTCCTCAGGCTACAACAGGAACCCCACTGGTTACCATGAGACCTGCCAGCCAGACTGGAAAAGCCCCTGTCACTGTGACCTCCTTGCCTGCTAGTGTGCGAATGGTTGTGCCCACACAGAGTGCCCAGGGGACG gTGAGCAATCCAGCCACTCGTATGCTAAAGACTGCAGCTGCCCAAGTGGGGAcatctgtgtcctctgctgccaaCACATCTACCCGCCCTATCATCACGGTACACAAATCAGGCACTGTGACGGTGGCCCAGCAAGCCCAGGTGGTGACCACAGTGGTAGGCGGAGTCACCAAGACCATCACCCTAGTGAAGAGCCCCATCTCTGTCCCAGGAGGCAGTGCTCTG atTTCCAATCTGGGAAAAGTGATGTCAGTGGTCCAGACCAAACCAGTTCAGACTTCAGCAGTCACAGGTCAAGCCTCTACAGGCCCTGTGACTCAGATCATCCAG ACCAAAGGGCCTCTGCCAGCAGGGACTATCCTGAAGCTGGTGACATCAGCAGATGGCAAGCCTAcaaccatcattaccaccacgcAGGCTAGTGGAGCAGGGACCAAGCCTACCATCCTGGGCATCAGTAGTGTCTCTCCCAGCACCACCAAACCTGGCACGACTACTATCATCAAGACCATTCCCATGTCAGCCATTATCACCCAGGCAGGCGCCACAG GTGTTACCAGCAGTCCTGGCATTAAGTCCCCTATCACAATTATCACCACCAAGGTAATGACTTCTGGAACAGGAGCACCTGCGAAAATCATAACTGCTGTCCCCAAGATTGCTGCTGGTCATGGACAGCAAGGAGTGACCCAG GTGGTGCTAAAGGGGGCCCCTGGACAGCCAGGCACCATCCTCCGCACTGTGCCCATGGGTGGCGTTCGCCTGGTCACCCCTGTCACCGTCTCCGCTGTCAAGCCAGCTGTCACAACATTGGTTGTGAAGGGCACCACAG GTGTCACAACCCTAGGCACAGTGACAGGCACTGTCTCTACCAGCCTTGCAGGAGCTGGGGCCCATAGCACCAGTGCCTCTCTGGCCACACCTATTACCACCCTGGGCACCATTGCCACTCTTTCAAGCCAGGTCATCAACCCTACTGCCATCACAGTATCAGCTGCACAGACCACATTGACAGCTGCTGGTGGCCTTACCACACCCACAATCACAATGCAG CCTGTCTCCCAGCCTACCCAGGTGACTCTGATCACAGCACCCAGTGGGGTTGAGGCCCAGCCTGTGCATGACCTTCCTGTGTCCATTTTGGCCTCACCTACTACAGAGCAACCCACGGCAACAGTCACCATCGCTGACTCGGGCCAGGGTGATGTACAGCCTGGCACTGTAACACTGGTGTGCTCCAACCCACCCTGTGAAACCCATGAAACAGGCACCACCAACACAGCCACTACCACTGTTGTGGCTAACCTTGGGGGACATCCCCAGCCCACCCAGGTACAATTTGTTTGTGACAGACAGGAGGCAGCTGCTTCTCTTGTGACCTCAGCTGTGGGACAACAGAATGGTAATGTGGTCCGTGTCTGTTCAAACCCCCCCTGTGAGACCCATGAAACAGGTACCACCAACACTGCCACAACAGCCACCTCCAACATGGCTGGGCAGCATGGCTGCTCCAACCCCCCCTGCGAGACTCATGagacaggcaccaccagcactgcCACTACAGCAATGTCCAGCATGGGTACTGGGCAGCAGCGAGACACTCGTCGTGCCTCTAGCACCCCTACTGTAGTGCGGATCACTGTGGCTCCTGGGGCATTGGAGAGAGCCCAGGGTACTGTGAAGCCTCAGTGCCAAACACAGCAGACCAGTATGACCAGCACCACCATGACTGTGCAGGCCACCGGAGCTCCGTGCCCAGCTGGCCCACTGCTTAGGCCAAGTGTGGCACTGGAGGCTGGGAGCCACAGCCCTGCCTTTGTGCAGCTAACCCTTCCAAATGTTAGAATTGGGCTGAGTGGCCCCAGCAGCAAGGACATGCCCACAGGGCACCAGCTAGAGACATATCAGACTTATACAACCAATACCCCAACCACAGCCCTCTCTATCATGGGTACTGGGGAGCTTGGTACAGCTCAGGTGGCCCCCACATCTATATACGAGAGCCTCCAGGCAAGCTCTCCCAGCAGCACCATGACTATGACAGCCCTAGAGGCATTGCTGTGCCCTTCAGCTACCGTGACCCAAGTCTGCTCCAACCCACCGTGTGAAACCCATGAGACGGGGACCACCAACACTGCCACTACCTCCAATGCGGGCAGTGCCCAGCGGGTATGCTCCAACCCACCTTGTGAGACTCATGAGACGGGAACCACACATACAGCCACCACTGCCACATCAAATGGAGGTGCAGGCCAGCCTGAAGGTGGACAACAGCCCACCAGTGGCCATCCCTGTGAAACACACCAGACGACTTCTACTGGCACCACTATGTCAGTCAGTGTGGGTGCCCTGCTTCCTGATGCCACTTCCTCTCGTGGAACCCTGGAATCTGGCTTAGAGGTGGTAGCAGTGCCCACCGTCACCTCTCCGGCTGGTGCCACATTGCTGGCTTCTTTCCCAACACAGAGGGTATGCTCCAACCCTCCTTGCGAGACCCATGAgacaggcaccacacacacagccaccactGTCACCTCTAACATGAGCTCAAACCAAG ATCCTCCACCAGCTGCCAGTGATCAGGGAGAGGTGGTGAACACCCAAGGTGACAGTGCAAACATCACCAGCGCCAGTGGCATCACAACAACTGTGTCCTCCACACTGCCACGAGCAGTGACCACTGTGACACAGTCTACACCAGTCCCAGGTCCCTCTGTGCCG AACATCTCATCACTGACTGAGACTACCCCAGGGGCTCTGACTTCCGAAGTCCCCATTCCAGCCACGATAACAGTGACCATAGCCAACACAGAAACTTCTGACATGCCCTTCTCTGCTGTTGACATCCTGCAGCCCCCAGAGGAACTCCAGGTCTCACCAGGGCCTCGCCAGCAGCTGCCACCACGGCAACTCCTGCAGTCTGCCTCCACCCCCCTGATGGGGGAGTCCGCCGAGGTCCTGTCAGCCTCCCAGACCCCTGAGCTCCAGGCCGCCGTGGATCTGAGCAGCACTGGGGACCCATCTTCAGGCCAGGAGCCTACCAGCTCTGCTGTCGTGGCCACTGTGGTGGTCCAGCCACCCCCACCCACACAGTCTGAAGTAGACCAGTTATCACTTCCCCAAGAGCTGATGGCTGAGGCCCAGGCGGGCACCACCACCCTTATGGTAACAGGGCTCACCCCAGAGGAGCTGGCTGTGACTGCTGCTGCAGAAGCAGCTGCCCAAGCTGCAGCCACTGAAGAAGCTCAAGCCTTGGCCATCCAGGCCGTGCTCCAGGCTGCACAGCAGGCTGTCATGG GCACTGGGGAGCCCATGGATACatctgaagcagcagcagcagtgacaCAAGCAGAGTTGGGCCACCTTTCAGCTGAGGCACAAGAGGGTCAGGCCACCACCATACCCATTGTGCTGACACAGCAGGAGCTTGCAGCCCtggtgcagcagcagcagcagctccaggaGGCTCAagcccagcagcagcaacacctCCCTACTGAGGCTCTGGCTCCAGCTGACAGTCTCAATGACCCATCCATCGAGAGCAACTGCCTCAATGAGCTAGCTAGTGCTGTCCCTAGCACTGTGGCCTTGCTACCCTCAACAGCCACTGACA GCCTTGCTCCATCCAACACATTTGTGGCTCCACAGCCTGTTGTTGTAGCCAGCCCAGCGAAGATGCAGGCTGCGGCTACCCTAACTGAAGTAGCCAATGGCATCGAGTCCCTGGGTGTG AAACCGGACTTGCCACCTCCACCCAGCAAAGCCCCTGTGAAAAAGGAGAACCAGTGGTTTGATGTGGGGGTCATTAAGGGTACCAGTGTAATGGTAACACACTATTTCCTGCCACCAGATGATGCTGTTCAGTCAGAT GATGACTCAGGCACAGTCCCAGACTATAACCAGCTGAAGAAGCAGGAGCTACAGCCAGGCACTGCCTATAAATTTCGTGTTGCCGGAATCAATGCTTGTGGCCGGGGGCCCTTTAGTGAGATCTCAGCCTTTAAGACCTGTCTGCCTGGTTTCCCAGGGGCTCCTTGTGCCATTAAAATCAGCAAG AGCCCAGATGGTGCTCACCTCACCTGGGAACCACCGTCTGTGACCTCCGGCAAGATCATCGAGTACTCTGTGTACCTGGCCATCCAGAGCTCACAGGCTGGTGGTGAGCCCAAgagctccaccccagcccagctAGCCTTCATGCGAGTGTACTGTGGGCCTAGCCCTTCCTGCCTTGTGCAGTCCTCCAGCCTCTCCAATGCCCACATTGACTACACCACCAAGCCTGCCATCATCTTCCGCATTGCTGCCCGCAATGAAAAGGGCTACGGCCCCGCTACACAAGTGAGGTGGTTGCAAG AAACCAGTAAAGACAGCTCGGGCACCAAGCCGGCCAGCAAGCGACCCATGTCGTCTCCAGAAAT GAAATCTGCTCCAAAGAAGTCTAAGGCTGATGGTCAGTGA